A genomic segment from Sphingopyxis sp. DBS4 encodes:
- a CDS encoding ABC-type transport auxiliary lipoprotein family protein, whose product MKTISARMFLLMGALICLSGCGNILGTGGKSTLYRISSTPVPEREIARQWIPVYITRPTLPPGADGDRILTIENREVTYLAKARWMRPAPEMIREAIAGSVARKIDHAYIPVQSVASDHYVLSARLSSFAAYYDQGPDAAPIIRIAAQVELSRSKESEPLAVTRIVLDRSASANSVSSIVEAFDRASLEMADEIASWTAAAIN is encoded by the coding sequence ATGAAAACGATCTCTGCAAGAATGTTTTTGCTGATGGGCGCGCTAATTTGCCTTTCTGGTTGCGGGAATATTCTGGGAACTGGCGGCAAATCGACGTTGTACCGGATCAGTAGCACGCCCGTACCGGAGCGTGAAATTGCACGACAGTGGATTCCGGTGTATATTACGCGACCGACGCTTCCGCCTGGGGCCGATGGAGACAGGATCCTCACGATCGAGAATCGCGAAGTCACGTATCTGGCCAAAGCACGGTGGATGAGGCCTGCGCCCGAGATGATCCGCGAGGCTATTGCCGGAAGCGTAGCGCGCAAAATCGATCACGCATATATCCCTGTCCAGAGCGTTGCTTCCGATCATTACGTCCTATCCGCACGGCTTTCTTCTTTTGCAGCCTATTACGACCAGGGGCCCGACGCGGCCCCGATCATTCGCATCGCCGCGCAAGTGGAACTAAGCCGATCCAAAGAATCGGAACCACTGGCAGTCACGCGCATCGTCCTTGATAGGTCAGCAAGTGCAAATAGCGTTTCGAGTATCGTCGAAGCCTTTGATCGCGCGAGCCTTGAAATGGCCGACGAAATCGCGAGTTGGACGGCTGCGGCGATCAACTAG
- a CDS encoding MlaD family protein, which translates to MERDANYGLIGGLTLALLAAAFGFILWLGQSQFARDFDEYRIIFDGPVRGLSEGGEVQFNGIPVGEITRISLDPRNPNRVLAGVRLREDTPVRVDSTAATESQGITGGSYIQISAGTPSKPLLKEVSKEALPVIKAEKSSLQSLMDGGGALLADASQALERVNRTLSDENIENVSAAIANVTATTAELRSSRGMFSKAEQAFARLDRAAADIEAAAASARTAIDGDGRKTFADVSAAARDLREGIAEARVVIHRLDDAASGLAAPDGSGIAATLKSLDSAAQEIEQLAGQLRRTPRERKLPQ; encoded by the coding sequence ATGGAACGCGACGCGAACTACGGTCTGATTGGGGGCCTGACGCTGGCTCTGCTAGCGGCGGCTTTCGGCTTCATCCTCTGGCTCGGTCAATCCCAATTCGCGCGTGATTTCGACGAGTATCGGATCATTTTCGATGGTCCTGTCCGCGGGCTGAGCGAGGGAGGCGAGGTGCAGTTCAACGGAATTCCGGTGGGAGAAATCACGCGTATTAGTCTTGATCCCAGAAATCCAAACAGGGTGCTTGCAGGAGTGCGCCTGCGCGAGGATACGCCTGTGCGCGTCGATTCTACCGCCGCGACGGAGTCGCAAGGCATAACCGGCGGAAGCTACATCCAGATCAGTGCGGGGACGCCCTCTAAGCCGTTGTTGAAGGAGGTTTCCAAGGAAGCGCTCCCAGTGATTAAGGCGGAAAAAAGTTCGCTACAATCCCTGATGGATGGAGGTGGCGCATTGTTGGCGGATGCTTCGCAGGCCCTGGAAAGGGTCAACCGGACCTTGTCCGACGAGAATATCGAAAATGTTTCGGCTGCTATTGCGAATGTAACAGCTACCACGGCGGAATTGCGATCTAGTCGCGGAATGTTCAGCAAGGCTGAACAAGCGTTTGCACGCCTGGACCGGGCGGCGGCCGATATCGAGGCCGCGGCCGCATCGGCGCGCACGGCGATCGATGGCGACGGTCGCAAGACGTTTGCCGATGTCTCGGCAGCCGCTCGAGATCTTCGAGAGGGGATCGCCGAGGCGAGGGTGGTCATTCACAGGCTTGATGACGCCGCGAGTGGATTGGCGGCGCCCGACGGCTCCGGGATTGCTGCAACTTTGAAATCGCTCGATAGCGCGGCGCAGGAAATCGAGCAGCTCGCCGGCCAGCTACGACGGACCCCTCGTGAAAGGAAGCTCCCCCAATGA
- a CDS encoding ABC transporter ATP-binding protein, whose translation MENLKTRFGDHIIHQDLNLEVHRGEILGVVGGSGSGKSVLMNTILGLIAPSHGTIEIFQKKIGSRFDRTEINHRIGVMFQNGALFSSLSVQENVEAPLIEHTRLREPWLEAVALMKIGLVGLDAEVGRQMPAELSGGMRKRVSVARALALDPELLFLDEPTSGLDPIAAAEFDQLIRTLSDTLGLTVVMVTHDLDSLYSISDRVAVVADQKIVEVSPIAELERSDHPWIRAFLGGRAERAKERNR comes from the coding sequence GTGGAGAATCTTAAAACCCGATTTGGCGATCACATTATCCACCAGGATTTGAACCTAGAAGTCCATCGTGGCGAGATTCTTGGTGTCGTCGGAGGGTCCGGTAGTGGAAAATCCGTCCTGATGAACACCATTTTGGGCCTGATTGCGCCTAGCCATGGGACAATCGAAATCTTTCAGAAAAAAATTGGGAGTCGCTTTGATCGTACGGAAATTAATCACCGAATTGGCGTCATGTTTCAAAATGGCGCGCTTTTTTCTTCTCTTAGTGTGCAAGAAAATGTCGAGGCTCCTCTCATCGAACATACCCGTCTTAGAGAGCCGTGGCTCGAGGCCGTGGCTCTGATGAAAATCGGCCTTGTCGGACTCGATGCCGAGGTGGGCCGGCAAATGCCCGCTGAACTTTCAGGCGGAATGCGAAAACGTGTAAGCGTAGCGAGGGCCTTGGCGCTCGATCCAGAATTGCTGTTCCTTGACGAACCCACTTCGGGCCTCGACCCGATCGCAGCCGCGGAATTTGACCAGCTGATACGGACGCTGAGCGACACGCTGGGGCTTACTGTCGTGATGGTGACCCATGATCTCGACAGCCTGTATTCCATCAGCGACCGCGTGGCCGTGGTTGCGGATCAGAAAATTGTCGAGGTTTCGCCAATCGCGGAACTTGAGAGGTCTGACCATCCTTGGATCAGGGCGTTTTTGGGAGGGCGGGCGGAGCGCGCCAAGGAAAGGAACCGCTAA
- a CDS encoding ABC transporter permease: MPRAIRSPDTGWRLAAMNARTAPNIFVREGDGISTLVVEGDWTAISIAGLSGHVLSPSNLSFSSDFGNLGRIDSAGALAILTLAPNAAFTADLPANLADLFALVGSAMADRDVPSIKTPPFHVRLGQKVYRAVQEIGASARFLGQLEVALMKSLAHPKRMRLIALASSIQKAGFDALPLIAIMTFFIGAVVALIGSDLLKTLGASELVVELVGISVLREFGVLIPAILLAGRSASTFAAQIGAMRMNQETQAMKVMGIDLFDALVVPRVLALLVIMPLLAIVAMLAGLAGGLVVSWGILDVSPTYFAERLSAAVDIRHFWVGMAKVPVLAIVIALAGCRHGLSVRGDVEDLGGRVTVAVVQALFAIILLDAAFAILFNVLEI, translated from the coding sequence TTGCCACGGGCGATCCGCTCTCCCGACACCGGTTGGAGACTTGCTGCGATGAATGCGCGCACAGCACCGAACATCTTCGTTCGCGAAGGAGATGGCATTTCAACGTTGGTCGTTGAAGGTGACTGGACAGCGATTTCGATCGCAGGCCTTTCCGGGCATGTTCTGAGTCCCTCGAACCTCTCCTTCTCAAGCGACTTCGGAAACCTGGGAAGGATAGACAGCGCAGGCGCGCTCGCCATCCTGACTCTCGCACCCAATGCGGCATTTACCGCAGACCTGCCCGCCAATCTTGCTGATCTGTTCGCGCTGGTGGGCTCGGCCATGGCCGACCGCGATGTCCCGTCTATCAAAACTCCCCCATTTCACGTGCGTCTTGGCCAAAAAGTTTATCGAGCTGTCCAGGAAATCGGCGCAAGCGCTCGATTTCTCGGGCAACTTGAGGTGGCGCTCATGAAATCTCTTGCACATCCCAAAAGGATGCGACTGATCGCACTGGCGTCGTCAATTCAGAAGGCCGGCTTCGATGCGCTGCCACTCATAGCGATCATGACATTCTTTATCGGCGCAGTAGTGGCTCTCATAGGAAGCGATCTGCTCAAGACATTGGGTGCATCGGAACTGGTCGTCGAACTGGTTGGCATATCCGTCCTCCGCGAGTTCGGCGTCCTCATTCCCGCGATACTACTTGCCGGTCGGTCCGCTTCCACTTTCGCGGCCCAGATCGGCGCAATGCGAATGAATCAAGAGACGCAGGCAATGAAGGTGATGGGCATCGACCTGTTCGACGCGCTGGTTGTGCCACGCGTATTGGCATTGCTTGTAATTATGCCCCTCCTGGCGATTGTTGCCATGCTGGCTGGGTTGGCCGGCGGGCTTGTCGTCAGCTGGGGCATACTCGACGTGAGCCCGACATATTTCGCCGAACGACTCTCGGCTGCGGTCGATATCCGACACTTCTGGGTTGGAATGGCAAAAGTACCGGTGCTGGCCATTGTGATTGCGCTTGCCGGATGTCGCCACGGCCTTTCGGTACGCGGAGATGTTGAGGATCTGGGCGGGCGGGTGACCGTCGCCGTTGTCCAAGCGCTATTCGCAATCATCCTTCTGGATGCCGCCTTTGCAATTCTCTTCAACGTGCTCGAAATATGA
- a CDS encoding efflux transporter outer membrane subunit yields the protein MIKKSVISLLASFLLAGCVAGPDYAGPPEVFSANRNDGFVRAGGNVSDAEPELADWWLLLNDPELNRLIEAALSDNPSLQAAQARIAQARASVRQEKAGRFPTLGTQATAIQGRLPGLDIQNSAPPSASAPVSPQGQADDSLSVYNLGLNANWELDFAGGTQRRIEAGNAQAAAAVANVEDAKVQLTAEVANAYVNLREAQFRAKAYRTECELQHQILSLTYQRYQQGVLPLFPLGNANAELELLKSQLAEAEADTAVLLDALAILAGQIPGTTDEALKQIFDVPLPPEQVAVGDPSNLVARRPDIRAAERSLAAATARIGVAEAARFPKLSFMGILGLGGTSPDDLFDVSNPSILAIPQLQWNFLDFGRVDASVDQASAARAEAVANYRQTVLSALQDAERALSRFGQQRSALVAFAQIKSQADGAADLDRQRFAGGVISRADLNRTLRKQEQAATDLVRGKAALTLSWIALQKSLGLGWQMQAKI from the coding sequence ATGATAAAAAAATCTGTAATATCGCTTCTCGCCTCGTTTCTGCTGGCCGGTTGTGTCGCGGGCCCAGACTACGCCGGGCCTCCAGAAGTATTCTCGGCGAACCGAAATGACGGCTTTGTCCGTGCCGGCGGTAACGTCAGCGATGCCGAGCCCGAGCTGGCAGATTGGTGGCTCCTTTTGAACGATCCGGAATTGAACAGGCTTATCGAGGCCGCGTTATCGGACAATCCTTCGCTTCAGGCTGCGCAAGCGCGGATCGCGCAGGCGCGGGCATCCGTGAGACAGGAGAAGGCCGGAAGATTTCCGACGCTTGGAACCCAGGCGACGGCTATTCAGGGCCGCTTGCCGGGCCTTGATATTCAGAACAGTGCCCCGCCTTCGGCGAGCGCGCCTGTTAGTCCGCAGGGACAGGCGGATGATAGCCTCAGTGTCTACAATCTCGGGCTCAACGCTAACTGGGAGCTGGATTTCGCAGGAGGAACGCAGCGACGGATCGAGGCCGGCAACGCTCAGGCAGCGGCAGCGGTTGCCAATGTGGAGGATGCCAAGGTCCAGCTGACCGCCGAAGTCGCCAATGCCTATGTCAACCTGCGCGAGGCCCAGTTTCGAGCCAAAGCGTACCGAACCGAGTGCGAGTTGCAGCATCAAATCCTCTCGCTAACCTATCAACGGTATCAGCAAGGCGTTTTGCCCCTGTTCCCTCTCGGCAATGCAAATGCCGAGCTCGAGTTGCTCAAGTCTCAGCTCGCCGAGGCCGAAGCTGACACGGCGGTATTGCTCGATGCGCTTGCCATTTTAGCTGGGCAGATCCCAGGGACAACGGACGAAGCGCTGAAACAGATCTTCGATGTTCCCCTCCCGCCGGAACAGGTCGCGGTGGGCGACCCCTCAAACCTTGTCGCACGTCGGCCCGACATCCGCGCGGCCGAACGCAGCCTGGCGGCAGCAACGGCTCGGATCGGTGTTGCGGAGGCCGCACGATTTCCGAAGCTGTCATTCATGGGAATCTTGGGACTTGGCGGAACGTCGCCAGACGATCTCTTTGATGTGAGCAACCCGTCAATTCTCGCTATTCCGCAGCTGCAGTGGAACTTCCTCGATTTCGGAAGGGTCGATGCCTCGGTCGATCAGGCGAGCGCCGCCCGTGCCGAGGCGGTTGCCAACTATCGACAGACAGTGCTTTCTGCACTTCAGGACGCCGAGCGCGCGTTGTCGCGCTTTGGCCAGCAGCGCTCTGCCCTGGTGGCGTTCGCGCAGATCAAGTCCCAGGCAGATGGCGCAGCCGATCTTGATCGACAACGATTTGCCGGCGGAGTGATCTCGCGCGCTGACCTAAATCGCACGCTTCGCAAACAGGAGCAGGCGGCAACCGACCTCGTCCGGGGAAAGGCGGCGCTCACGCTGTCATGGATCGCCCTGCAAAAATCACTCGGCCTGGGATGGCAAATGCAAGCAAAGATTTAA
- a CDS encoding MDR family MFS transporter, with the protein MTAELASNSASGTPTADRRNADITAWIAVAAGALGAMLATLDISIVNSALPVIQGEIGASGTEGTWIATAFLVAEIVVIPLSAWLERLFGLRNLLIIAVSAFTGFSILCGMATDLTTMIIGRTGQGFMGGALIPTAMTIVAKRLPPHQQPIGMALFGMTVILGPVMGPLIGGWLTENLSWHYAFFVNVPICAVLLLLLFVGLPHEEPKWEYLTDADWAGIAGLILGLGALTVLLEEGHREEWFESALIRWLALIAVIGFASLIYGQLNASKPVLKLRLLLNRQFGSVAVMALALGMVMYGSTYVIPQFLAIISDYNAFQTGLVIFWMGIPAFVLMPILPLMIRRLHIRIAVGVAMLLMAASCFVSISLTAESGGAVFIESQLIRGVGMILSMMFLNQATVASVANTDAGDASGIFNAARNLGGSFALAGLASFQDQRIWHHSRRMEETLNANSVSLQIYLDELAKSFGGMEGAMSMLGRTIQRDAFVMTYNDVFLAMGVLTLMTVPLVIFLKPLPRNVSLSMH; encoded by the coding sequence ATGACCGCCGAGTTGGCATCGAACAGCGCCTCTGGTACTCCGACTGCAGACAGGCGGAATGCCGATATCACCGCGTGGATAGCGGTCGCAGCGGGCGCACTTGGCGCCATGCTCGCAACACTCGATATCTCTATCGTCAATTCCGCGCTTCCGGTGATCCAGGGCGAAATCGGAGCCAGCGGCACCGAGGGAACCTGGATTGCCACCGCATTTCTCGTAGCCGAAATCGTGGTAATTCCGCTTAGCGCCTGGCTTGAACGCCTTTTTGGACTGCGAAATCTGCTCATCATTGCGGTTTCCGCGTTCACCGGCTTTTCAATTCTTTGCGGTATGGCGACCGACCTCACGACCATGATCATCGGTCGCACGGGTCAGGGTTTCATGGGTGGTGCGCTGATACCGACTGCGATGACCATCGTGGCGAAAAGATTGCCGCCCCATCAACAGCCGATCGGCATGGCGCTGTTCGGCATGACAGTGATTCTGGGTCCGGTCATGGGGCCGCTGATCGGTGGCTGGCTGACCGAAAATTTGAGCTGGCACTATGCCTTCTTTGTCAATGTTCCAATCTGCGCTGTGCTGCTGCTGCTGCTATTCGTCGGGCTTCCTCACGAAGAGCCGAAGTGGGAGTATCTGACCGATGCTGATTGGGCGGGCATTGCCGGCCTGATTCTGGGGTTGGGCGCTTTGACTGTGTTGCTTGAGGAGGGGCATCGCGAGGAATGGTTTGAATCCGCTCTTATTCGCTGGCTGGCCCTCATTGCCGTCATCGGTTTCGCTTCACTGATCTACGGGCAGCTGAATGCGTCCAAGCCCGTCCTGAAACTCCGCCTCCTTCTCAATCGCCAATTCGGAAGCGTTGCGGTGATGGCTCTCGCCTTGGGAATGGTGATGTATGGTTCGACCTACGTCATTCCCCAATTTCTTGCGATCATATCGGATTATAACGCTTTTCAAACCGGGCTCGTTATATTTTGGATGGGTATTCCGGCCTTTGTGCTTATGCCGATCCTGCCCTTAATGATCCGTAGGCTCCACATCCGCATTGCCGTCGGAGTCGCAATGCTTCTGATGGCGGCCAGCTGTTTCGTCAGCATAAGCCTCACCGCGGAATCCGGGGGCGCCGTATTCATCGAAAGCCAGCTTATTCGGGGTGTTGGCATGATTCTGTCCATGATGTTCCTGAACCAGGCTACCGTAGCCTCAGTGGCAAATACAGATGCTGGCGATGCCTCCGGTATTTTTAACGCCGCTCGAAATCTCGGAGGATCTTTCGCTTTGGCCGGACTGGCTTCGTTTCAGGACCAGCGGATCTGGCACCATAGCCGGCGCATGGAAGAAACGCTGAATGCCAACAGTGTTTCGCTCCAGATTTATCTTGATGAACTCGCGAAAAGCTTCGGCGGGATGGAGGGTGCCATGTCGATGCTAGGCCGGACCATCCAGCGGGACGCGTTCGTAATGACCTACAATGATGTGTTCTTGGCGATGGGCGTCCTAACCTTGATGACCGTTCCTTTGGTCATCTTTTTGAAGCCGCTTCCCAGGAATGTTTCCCTTTCGATGCACTGA
- a CDS encoding HlyD family secretion protein: MTDEPNEREQDRAPASSLKSQPKFRLILIIAITAALIAGGWWYYRHVTYGQYMQSTDNAYVAADSVVVSSKVAGYVDAVLVSENGWVSPGEALVQLDVRDYRAQAQQARAQIAATLAGADTIRSQVTEQDSAIRQARAQLAAKRAALDLANEQVARYRPLAATGAEPREKLQQYETQAQQAHADFVAAQAAVSAANGRRATLFKQIDQTEAQADAARAQLEAADLDVTSTLLRASKGGRVGDLTVRVGQFVQPGQRLMTVVPVNEIYVIANFKETQVGLLRAGQPVKLEVDALPDFEIAGRVESISPGTGAEFSILPPENATGNFTKIVQRITVRIAIIASPKVRRLLVPGMSVVAVVDTRNAAGELKEISSTDK; encoded by the coding sequence ATGACCGACGAACCAAATGAGCGGGAACAGGATCGCGCGCCCGCATCCAGCCTGAAATCGCAACCCAAATTTCGCCTCATCCTCATCATAGCCATCACTGCTGCGCTGATTGCAGGTGGTTGGTGGTATTACAGGCATGTCACCTATGGGCAGTACATGCAGTCGACCGACAACGCCTATGTCGCGGCCGACAGCGTTGTGGTTTCATCAAAAGTGGCCGGATACGTGGACGCGGTGCTCGTCTCTGAGAACGGGTGGGTCAGTCCCGGCGAGGCGCTCGTGCAACTGGATGTGCGAGATTATAGAGCCCAGGCGCAACAGGCGCGTGCGCAGATTGCGGCGACGCTGGCCGGCGCCGACACAATCCGCTCGCAAGTAACCGAACAGGACTCAGCGATTCGACAGGCGCGGGCCCAACTCGCCGCCAAGCGCGCGGCGCTCGACCTCGCCAATGAGCAGGTAGCGAGGTATCGCCCCCTCGCCGCGACCGGTGCGGAGCCGCGAGAAAAGCTTCAACAATATGAGACACAGGCGCAGCAAGCGCACGCCGACTTTGTTGCTGCCCAGGCAGCAGTCTCTGCCGCCAACGGTCGGAGGGCCACCTTGTTCAAACAGATCGACCAGACCGAAGCCCAAGCTGACGCGGCCCGCGCGCAGCTGGAAGCGGCCGACCTAGATGTCACATCGACCCTGCTGCGAGCCAGCAAGGGAGGTCGCGTTGGCGATCTAACAGTAAGGGTCGGCCAATTCGTTCAGCCCGGCCAGCGATTGATGACGGTGGTTCCGGTAAACGAAATCTACGTCATCGCTAATTTCAAGGAGACGCAGGTCGGCCTTTTGCGGGCGGGGCAACCGGTCAAGCTCGAGGTCGACGCACTTCCCGACTTTGAGATTGCCGGACGCGTTGAGAGCATCTCCCCCGGAACCGGAGCAGAATTTTCAATCCTGCCGCCCGAAAACGCCACAGGGAATTTCACCAAGATTGTTCAGCGGATAACGGTTCGTATCGCGATAATAGCCTCGCCCAAAGTGCGTCGTCTGCTCGTCCCGGGCATGTCGGTTGTGGCAGTTGTCGACACGCGAAATGCTGCCGGAGAGCTGAAAGAGATCTCGAGTACCGACAAATGA
- a CDS encoding MarR family winged helix-turn-helix transcriptional regulator yields the protein MNANLDTMPPRLREGALTDDDRMLYLMDEISRGARRAYDARIAKSGLNQTQWRIIGQLLREPSLTQAGIAKRLELESATIGQAVAGLCEKGLMERRRAKTDGRAWQLILTQELDRLLPQLRESADGLHRVLWRNATRDEKRTLLDILVRIASNLDQSRTDAE from the coding sequence ATGAACGCAAATCTCGACACAATGCCGCCACGGCTTCGCGAAGGCGCCCTCACCGACGACGACCGTATGCTATATTTGATGGACGAGATTAGTCGGGGGGCGAGGCGCGCTTATGACGCACGGATTGCCAAGAGCGGCCTCAATCAGACGCAGTGGCGCATCATCGGACAACTTCTCCGCGAACCATCGTTGACGCAGGCCGGAATTGCCAAGCGACTAGAGTTGGAATCCGCCACGATCGGTCAAGCCGTCGCTGGCCTTTGTGAGAAAGGATTGATGGAAAGGCGACGAGCCAAAACGGACGGCCGGGCATGGCAGCTCATCCTGACCCAGGAGCTCGACAGGTTGTTGCCCCAACTGAGAGAATCCGCGGACGGGCTGCATAGGGTCTTATGGCGGAACGCCACGCGCGACGAAAAACGGACGTTGCTGGACATTCTTGTGCGGATTGCGTCGAATCTCGATCAGAGCCGGACCGATGCGGAATAG
- a CDS encoding AarF/ABC1/UbiB kinase family protein, producing MPGFRDKPIGDIARAAEIGQILVRHGAKSLAGALGVIPHPANSIDPGELRPAAVVALLRDIGPVGIKLGQLLATRSDLFSRSWIAAFATLHDQVSPVPFEEIEPILAASWGADWRGEFTQFDEQPLASASVAQTYSASLLDGAGVIIKVRRPGTAARMEADVRLLSRLAAVAEDRSPEIARYRPVEFLRTFGRNLAWEMDLAAEARACERIGGYLDTLGIKTPTIHWELTGIRVNVQERLYGTPASALEAGSTDPRVAAFARQYANAVLRMIILNGEFHGDPHPGNVFLIGEQDVGFIDFGSVGTLTKARREELVRLVMAIADEDTADVANVLLEWAGNPKVDRDGLTQNLDQLIGEFRGTVLSGIEFSHIFSRVFDLLRDYQLALPPDLAILLRTLLTAEGFARSFAPGYNIGEETRPIMLELFAERFSLGRNQPNLKKVRRKLLALAAVMPDLLDNAAVIAKSGYVPVQIDPASFERLAAIRRASQPVKGPVAAALIVSAALLANQSWVLASVALALAGLVLLRKWR from the coding sequence ATGCCTGGGTTCCGAGATAAACCGATAGGAGACATCGCACGCGCCGCCGAGATAGGACAGATTCTTGTCCGGCACGGCGCCAAAAGCCTGGCGGGCGCGCTCGGCGTCATTCCGCATCCTGCCAATTCAATCGATCCAGGTGAATTGCGGCCGGCGGCGGTCGTCGCACTCCTGCGCGACATTGGTCCGGTCGGAATAAAGCTTGGACAGCTGCTGGCGACGCGCAGCGATCTGTTTTCCAGGTCCTGGATTGCTGCCTTCGCGACGCTCCACGATCAGGTTTCTCCGGTGCCATTCGAAGAAATCGAGCCCATCCTTGCCGCAAGCTGGGGAGCTGACTGGCGAGGGGAATTCACCCAATTCGATGAACAACCACTGGCTTCGGCTTCGGTAGCGCAGACCTACTCTGCTTCGCTGCTCGACGGCGCCGGCGTTATCATAAAGGTGCGGCGTCCGGGCACTGCTGCGCGAATGGAGGCCGATGTGCGGCTGCTGTCGCGCCTCGCCGCCGTTGCCGAGGATCGATCCCCTGAAATCGCCCGCTATCGCCCCGTAGAGTTCCTGCGAACCTTTGGCAGAAATCTTGCCTGGGAAATGGATCTGGCAGCCGAAGCTCGTGCATGCGAGCGTATCGGTGGCTATCTTGACACGCTTGGGATCAAGACTCCAACAATTCATTGGGAACTGACGGGGATACGGGTCAACGTCCAGGAGCGGCTGTATGGAACGCCCGCGTCTGCGCTCGAGGCCGGCTCGACCGACCCACGCGTGGCGGCGTTCGCGAGACAATATGCGAATGCAGTCCTGCGCATGATCATTCTGAATGGCGAATTCCATGGCGATCCGCATCCGGGCAATGTTTTCCTTATCGGGGAACAGGATGTGGGCTTTATCGACTTTGGATCGGTCGGCACTCTCACGAAGGCGAGACGCGAGGAGCTGGTGCGACTTGTCATGGCTATAGCCGACGAGGACACAGCCGACGTCGCGAACGTGTTGCTCGAATGGGCCGGAAATCCAAAAGTTGACCGTGATGGGCTCACCCAGAATTTGGACCAGCTGATAGGTGAATTCAGAGGAACCGTCCTTTCGGGGATTGAGTTCTCGCATATTTTCAGCCGCGTGTTCGATCTCCTGCGAGACTATCAGCTCGCACTTCCGCCTGATCTGGCGATCCTTCTTCGAACATTGCTCACGGCGGAGGGGTTTGCGCGTTCCTTTGCGCCTGGTTATAATATTGGGGAGGAAACACGCCCCATCATGTTGGAGCTGTTCGCGGAAAGATTCTCTCTCGGCCGAAATCAGCCCAATCTAAAAAAAGTTCGCCGAAAACTCCTCGCCTTGGCGGCGGTCATGCCCGACCTTCTCGATAACGCCGCCGTGATCGCCAAGTCCGGGTACGTGCCTGTCCAGATCGATCCGGCCAGTTTTGAACGGCTTGCAGCCATTCGCCGCGCGAGCCAGCCTGTCAAAGGTCCTGTGGCGGCCGCACTTATCGTCTCCGCGGCGCTGCTTGCGAATCAGTCCTGGGTGCTTGCAAGTGTTGCACTGGCTCTTGCCGGGTTGGTTCTTCTGCGCAAATGGCGATAA
- a CDS encoding NUDIX domain-containing protein, producing the protein MTLQKPVNPVPAATMLLLRDEPEFQVLMVKRHHQIDFASGALVFPGGKPSAADEAPEWADYCRGWKTLDPTQRTLRIAAIREAFEEAGILLADHRDGSEFEDICDLESRKAVERGEREFFDIVREADVQLRLDRLSEFARWITPSFMQKRFDTHFFVVRAPERQIAACDGYETVDAEWLSPSKALKLGVSGERTIIFPTRLNLQLLAEAASADDCVARAKAREIVPVLPEVIQRDGTNILTIPANAGYGAAYEILS; encoded by the coding sequence ATGACCCTGCAGAAGCCAGTCAATCCGGTCCCCGCAGCCACCATGCTGTTGCTTCGCGACGAGCCGGAGTTCCAGGTGCTGATGGTCAAGCGGCATCACCAGATCGATTTTGCATCCGGCGCGCTGGTCTTTCCGGGTGGAAAGCCTTCTGCTGCCGATGAAGCGCCTGAATGGGCCGATTATTGCAGGGGTTGGAAAACGCTAGATCCTACGCAGCGCACCCTCCGGATTGCCGCGATTCGTGAAGCCTTTGAGGAAGCAGGCATCCTGCTGGCCGATCATCGCGACGGTAGCGAGTTCGAGGATATTTGCGATCTTGAAAGCCGCAAAGCCGTCGAGCGAGGCGAGCGCGAATTTTTCGACATTGTGCGTGAGGCCGATGTGCAACTGCGCCTTGATCGCCTGAGCGAGTTCGCGCGGTGGATCACGCCCAGCTTTATGCAAAAGCGCTTCGACACTCATTTCTTCGTCGTTCGCGCCCCAGAGCGCCAGATCGCAGCATGTGATGGATATGAAACCGTTGATGCGGAATGGCTTTCGCCAAGCAAAGCCCTGAAACTGGGTGTCAGCGGTGAACGAACGATCATCTTTCCTACGAGATTGAACCTGCAACTGCTAGCCGAAGCTGCGAGCGCAGACGATTGCGTCGCGCGGGCCAAGGCTCGCGAAATCGTGCCGGTCCTTCCAGAAGTCATCCAGCGAGACGGCACGAACATCCTCACTATTCCCGCCAACGCGGGATACGGCGCAGCGTATGAAATTTTAAGTTGA